The sequence TCAAAATCCGCTCTGTCTGCATACGTTTATCAACTCGACCCAGTAGCGAATACATGGACAAAAGTACTTACGATTCCGCTGACCTACCCAAAAGGTTTTGTTTCTTATAATCCAAGTATTACGGGCTGGTATCCCTGGAATGATGATTTATCGACTTTTAATATGATTCCCAGTGGATCCAATTTTGTCGCTTTTTATCCGCAACCCATTTTATCCGACATTGAATTTGACGTTGATGGCACCATGGTGCTGGGGTTCATTGATCGGACGGGTATGCAACTCGGCTTTTTTAACTATGGCTTAACGGGAACAACGTTATACGTAGGCAATGCTGGTGGAGATATATTAAGAGCCTACAACAGCAATAACACGTTCATACTGGAAAACAATGCAAAAGCTGGTCCTGCTACCGGTTATGGAACAGCCAATAACCAGGGGCCTGGATTTGGTGAATTTTACAACGACAACATGTATCAGTTAGATAACCCAAATGTGATATATCATGCTGAAAATAGCGAAGGTGGACTAGCGCTACGACCCGGTTCGGGCGAAGTAGTCACTACCGCTATGGACCCAATTAACCCAAATGATGCATCCGACTACCCGAACGTCATATACTCGGGAGGAGTACGCCATTTAAATAACAACAACGGTGGCGTAAATAGTGCGTTCATCCTTTACCAAACAGCTACTGGCAATAATACACAACCAAACCCAGGCACATTTGGAAAATCAACGGGTTTAGGGGATCTGGAGCTAGTTTGCTCAGCAGCTACTTATCTGGAACTAGGCAACCGAATCTGGAACGATTCCGACCATGATGGCGTGCAGGACCCCAGCGAATTACCCATAGCAGGTGTTATAGTCAATTTATACAATGCCACAACGGGTGCTTTGGTGGCATCCAGGACTTCCTCAGCAAGCGGAGAATATTACTTTTCTACACTATTGGGGGATGCGTTATTACCCAATACGGCCTATAACATTCTGTTTGGAGTGGGTCAGTTTAACAGCGGTACGCAGGAACTGACGGTTAATGCTAATAAATTCAAATTGACGCTAGCAAACGTGGGTGAGGGGAGCATACCTGACCAGAACGACTCGGATGCTGACCCCAATGTGTTGTCTACGGTTCTGGGTGCCCAACCAGGTGGTATTCCACAAATTAACGTCACTACAGGTGATTTTGGCTTTGTCGATCACACTTTCGATGCCGGTGTCTTTTGTTCGGATATCAAGGCAACACTAGCGCCGGTACCCGCCACCTGTACAGCAACAACAGAAAACAATAATGGCCAGGTTAACATCACATCGGTGACGAATGCGAGTCGCTTCGCTGTTAGTATAGGTACGTCTTATACTGGTGTGGCCTACGCTAGTGCAACTGCTATCGGGTCGCTTCCACAAACAGTGGTCAATAATGCGCCCAATGAAGGTCAGACCTATACGGTCCGGTTTTTTAATGGATCTGACAATTGTGTACAGGATATAACGGTGACAGTTGCGCCAAAAAGTTGTACAGTTGTGCCTTGTGTGCTGACTATGCTCGTCACACCTGGTCTGTGCCAATCGGCTACCAACAGCTACGTCCTGTCAGGTACTGTCAACGCCACCAACCTTCTCAGCAGTGGCACACTTTCGATTACCTCAGCAGCATTTTCGCCACGAAGTCTGACATTGCCTGCAGGCAATTCTACGGGAACCTTTAGTTATTCTGGATTAGTCAGCAATGGGCAGGACTATACAGTTACTGCCAGCTATTCAAATTCGGCCTGCTCTGTAAATCAGACATTCACTGCCCCGATCTCCTGTTCGATAGCACCCGTCTGCTCGATGAGTGCGGTGGCTACGCCAGGGCTCTGTGCCACGGCTACCAACGCCTACTCAGCCACCGCTGTGGTGAGGCTGACCAACCCCACGCCCGGTGTGCTCACCGTCACCAATGGGGCTCAGAGTTTGACCACCACCATTGCCAGCGGACTCAACAGTTTCTCCTTCACGGCGGTTTTCAACGGTCTCGTCTCCGATGGTCAGAGCCATACCGTGACGGCCAGCCTGCCCGGTTGCTCCACCACCACGGCCACCTATACCGCCCCGGCATCGTGCACCATAGCCCCGGTCTGCTCGATGAGTGCGGTGGCTACGCCGGGGCTCTGCGCCACGGCCACCAACGCCTACTCGGCAACGGCCCTCGTCACCCTGACCAACCCCACGCCCGGTGTGCTCACCGTCACCAACGGGGCTCAGAGTCTGACCTTCGCCACGACGGCTGTGAGCTCAGCCACCTTCACGGCCACCTTCAACGGCCTCACCTCCGATGGGCAGAGCCATACCATGACGGCTAGCCTACCCGGCTGTTCGACCACCACGGCCACCTATACCGCTCCGGCTGCCTGCTCGGTAGCGCCAACAGCCGGACTGGGTGACTTCGTCTGGAGTGATACCAACAAGAATGGTAGTCAGGATGTCGGTGAAGCCCCCATCCCCAACGTAGTGGCGACCCTGTTCATCAATGGGGTCAGCTCGGCCACCACCCTGACCAATGCCACCGGCTTCTACTCCTTCACCGGACTCACACCCGGATCGAGTCTCTCCTACTCGGTAGGCTTCACCGCCCCCAACGGCTACACCGCCACGCTGGCCAATGTGGGCGATGACACCAAGGATTCGGATGCTGACCTTATTACCGGGAAAACTCAGGCCATCACCCTGACCGCGGGTGAGTTCAATCCGACTCTGGATGCGGGCTTCTCTGGAACTAACCCAGAGCTCAGTCTGGACAAACGGGTCGACAAGTCGAAAGCTACCCTCGGTGAGGTCCTCTCCTACAGCCTTGTGCTCACCAATACCGGCACCACGGTGGCTACCAATGTGGTCGTTCAGGACTCAACCTCTGCGGGCCTGAGCTACGTGCTCAATTCGGCCACCGCTCCGGTGGGCACTACCTTTACCCAGGGTACACCCATCAGCCACTGGACAATCGCCAGCCTCAATCCGGGCCAGAGTCTGACGCTTACCGTCCAGGCCAAAGCTGATAGCAGTGGTATCCTCTACAATACAGCCACGATTCCAGGGGATACGGCGAAAGTCTGTACATCGATCCCGGTCAAAATGTGCCTCGGTGATGAATACACCCTGACCGCACCTGTGGGACGACCCAGCTATCGATGGTTTAAGGATGGTATCCTTATCCAGGCTCAGTCTAGTAATGAGTTAGTTGTAAATGAACCGGGAGCCTATACACTGGAATCGGCTGTACTGAACGGTTCATGTCCTACATTCTCGTGCTGCCCCTTCATTTTAGAACTCGATACCCTACCGAACTATCAGGCGGTAGCCGTAGCTGCGACCTGTCAGGGCAATACGCCCCAAAACAACGGACAAGTGGTGCTAAGCCAGTTCAATCCGAAACACACCTATCAGTATTCGCTAGGAGCCTCCTTTAACCCTGCGGCTTCGCTTTCGGGTCCGGCTCAGGTGATTCCAGCCAATGGCGTGCTTGCTAGCACACTGGCGAGTCCTGGGGTGGCAACCGCTTATACAGTGCGTGTCTACAACCAGTCAGGTTGTTACTCAGACATGACCGTATTATTGATGCCAACGGTGTGCGGTTGCCCAGCTGAAATCTGTGTGCCTTTCATCCTACAGCAAACAAAACGGCCTCAGCGAATCGGCGATCCGATCCGCTAACACGTGGAATCCACTTTGCAAGCTATTTACGAATTAATAATTGCTTAGTAAGCCTGGATCACATTCGTTTAATATAATCACCCCTTACTGATTCAATAAGGGGTGATTATTCTAAACCAGACCGCACTCATTCAATACAACAGCCCATTTTTTACACCAAACTCTATGGATTCATTAATACCTTTTTTAAATGCGCTGGATTCATTCACTAATCTTCAACAGGCTGTACTCCGTTCGCTGGAAGAAGATAAGAAGAAGGCTACTTTGATCTGTTCGATTGTGGGATTAAGCTATAATAGCATTAAGCTCCGCTATAGAAATCCGCTACTCTGGCGCATCAATGAGATTCATTTACTGGCTAATCATTATCAGTTGCCGACAACTGCCTTTACACAGTTTTACAGCAATTTGCCCTTGTTAATAACGCTTTTGAATGGCATATCAAATTCACAACGAAGACAGTTCTCCCGCTTATGCGGGTTAAAAATCAACCGGTTATCTAATCGATTAGAAATGGATTGGACTGTTGGGGACGTACTAAAACTCCGGCAAGGGCTTACACAATTGGTAAATCATAGTTAGTAGTCAGGCACTTGTTTAGTGCATATTCCTGGTATCTCGATCTTTAAATACAGCTTTTTGAATACATAGTCATACAACGAATACGTAAACACTGATTCTTCTAGAGTCAGTGTTTTTTGTTGATACAGCAATGAATAAATACCATTTTTCAATTTACCATTGAGTCATTTTTTTGCGGTCAATGAAAATCGATTGACGGAAACGGATAGCCAATATGAACAATAACCTGATCGCCAATTATTGGGCCAATAACTTTTTTTTCGCTGTCATTCAGTAACGCAGGCAATCAAACGGCCGCATTGGAGCAGTGGTTAGGACCAGACAATATTGCCAGCCTTAGCTCCGGCTCCTTTTGTTAAAATTGGTGCTTACTATGCACTACGAGCCAGTGTTGGTATAATTATTGTTGAGACCCCGTATTCGCTAACCCAGACTGGTAATGCCTGTTTAAGGTTTCAAAAGTCATAGAGTTGTGTGCTGGCTGTAGTAAAATTCCCTCCGCAATCCTTGTTTCCGGCGACAAAACGTTATGTGCATTCGTGTTTTAATGGACAGTAATTCGAGCACTCTGAAATGTATTGAGGAGGTTAATGCTGGTATTCTGGTAGAAAGCCCGGATCAGCTGCCCTCCAGGTTACGGTTCGTTCGGCAGGCATACCTGT comes from Spirosoma aureum and encodes:
- a CDS encoding SdrD B-like domain-containing protein, with protein sequence MPPILRQRIQLKASCTMLWTVPRNLLSIWLLFGLAGLLSPILTQAQCPTILSVTTSDCYYVGGQSKATVSATIGWNNTGSEDILVQLTTLTGTPIASRTFKTGTFTQAYTATISGQQTIVSPQVIAFEIPADGSKGLVRVLRGSCTPSTFLWPYTAPSACQPTACPANTLGGTVYYDFDANGIQATGETVGVQNVTVTAFPKIGSPVSTTTDAFGIFSLTIPTTAYPVRLEYSNIPAFLSGGKSGPNGTNSRTTVQFISAPTCTASLGVLNQNEYCETNPLLATPCYTNGDPLGGGTSGTAPAIVGFNYNSAGRSGPETFMIEGSQVGSTWAMAYNKFTKRLFASATVKRYTGLGPQGIGGIYAIDLTNPAAPIVSNFLNVVTDLGIDVGSIGTNLERGLNAERTTPSHDPVTFSKIGKIGIGGMDLSDDNTKLYFTNLFTNTVHQVDITAYNSNGTKPTAANVTTFAIPDPGCIGGTPHSWALKVYRNKVYVGGVCNASANSKSALSAYVYQLDPVANTWTKVLTIPLTYPKGFVSYNPSITGWYPWNDDLSTFNMIPSGSNFVAFYPQPILSDIEFDVDGTMVLGFIDRTGMQLGFFNYGLTGTTLYVGNAGGDILRAYNSNNTFILENNAKAGPATGYGTANNQGPGFGEFYNDNMYQLDNPNVIYHAENSEGGLALRPGSGEVVTTAMDPINPNDASDYPNVIYSGGVRHLNNNNGGVNSAFILYQTATGNNTQPNPGTFGKSTGLGDLELVCSAATYLELGNRIWNDSDHDGVQDPSELPIAGVIVNLYNATTGALVASRTSSASGEYYFSTLLGDALLPNTAYNILFGVGQFNSGTQELTVNANKFKLTLANVGEGSIPDQNDSDADPNVLSTVLGAQPGGIPQINVTTGDFGFVDHTFDAGVFCSDIKATLAPVPATCTATTENNNGQVNITSVTNASRFAVSIGTSYTGVAYASATAIGSLPQTVVNNAPNEGQTYTVRFFNGSDNCVQDITVTVAPKSCTVVPCVLTMLVTPGLCQSATNSYVLSGTVNATNLLSSGTLSITSAAFSPRSLTLPAGNSTGTFSYSGLVSNGQDYTVTASYSNSACSVNQTFTAPISCSIAPVCSMSAVATPGLCATATNAYSATAVVRLTNPTPGVLTVTNGAQSLTTTIASGLNSFSFTAVFNGLVSDGQSHTVTASLPGCSTTTATYTAPASCTIAPVCSMSAVATPGLCATATNAYSATALVTLTNPTPGVLTVTNGAQSLTFATTAVSSATFTATFNGLTSDGQSHTMTASLPGCSTTTATYTAPAACSVAPTAGLGDFVWSDTNKNGSQDVGEAPIPNVVATLFINGVSSATTLTNATGFYSFTGLTPGSSLSYSVGFTAPNGYTATLANVGDDTKDSDADLITGKTQAITLTAGEFNPTLDAGFSGTNPELSLDKRVDKSKATLGEVLSYSLVLTNTGTTVATNVVVQDSTSAGLSYVLNSATAPVGTTFTQGTPISHWTIASLNPGQSLTLTVQAKADSSGILYNTATIPGDTAKVCTSIPVKMCLGDEYTLTAPVGRPSYRWFKDGILIQAQSSNELVVNEPGAYTLESAVLNGSCPTFSCCPFILELDTLPNYQAVAVAATCQGNTPQNNGQVVLSQFNPKHTYQYSLGASFNPAASLSGPAQVIPANGVLASTLASPGVATAYTVRVYNQSGCYSDMTVLLMPTVCGCPAEICVPFILQQTKRPQRIGDPIR